Proteins encoded together in one Janthinobacterium tructae window:
- a CDS encoding IS3 family transposase (programmed frameshift) — protein sequence MTRNKQTIEVVTVSQERRRRWSAEEKAALVRETYEPGMNVSLVARKHGVGASQLFNWRKLEREGALMAVTAGESVVPASELAAARAQIAQLQRMLGKKTMEAEILKEAVEFAREKKLDCALALVGQGRPVKPVCSALGVARSHVSQMLIRPADWVDGRTVQTFHQPADAILVDAVRAEITALPTYGYRRAGALVNRTRALMGLQTINHKRFYRVMKQNSLLLPKAPKRPVSSRVHDGVVSVAESNQRWCSDGFEIACDNGEVVTGVFMKDCCDREIIAWRAWAERGLPGEPVRDMLVEAVEARFGQASVGSTRLEFLSDNGGAYRAHETHALVRALGIEPVHTPVCSPQSNGIAESFVNTFKRDYVNLMDRSSAEIVLAQLPDAFMHFNEVHPHSSLKWKSPRMFRRELARRAQESGAN from the exons ATGACTAGGAACAAGCAAACAATCGAAGTGGTAACGGTGAGCCAGGAGCGTCGCAGACGCTGGTCAGCCGAGGAAAAGGCGGCACTGGTACGCGAGACGTACGAGCCGGGCATGAACGTGTCGCTGGTCGCTCGCAAGCACGGCGTGGGGGCGAGCCAGCTGTTCAACTGGCGCAAACTCGAACGCGAAGGTGCACTGATGGCGGTTACTGCCGGCGAATCGGTCGTGCCAGCGAGCGAACTGGCAGCTGCGCGCGCCCAGATCGCACAATTGCAGCGCATGCTTGGCAAGAAGACGATGGAGGCGGAAATTCTCAAGGAGGCCGTCGAGTTCGCTCGCGAAAAAAAGT TGGATTGCGCGCTCGCCCTTGTTGGGCAAGGACGACCAGTGAAGCCGGTTTGTTCTGCCCTTGGTGTAGCGCGCTCGCATGTTTCGCAAATGTTGATTCGGCCGGCCGACTGGGTCGATGGCCGCACTGTACAAACGTTCCATCAACCTGCTGACGCGATCCTGGTCGACGCGGTGCGCGCCGAGATCACCGCATTGCCAACGTATGGCTATCGCCGTGCAGGCGCTCTGGTCAATCGAACACGCGCATTGATGGGGCTGCAAACGATCAACCATAAGCGCTTTTACCGGGTGATGAAACAGAACTCTCTACTGCTGCCCAAAGCACCTAAACGGCCCGTCAGTAGCCGCGTGCACGACGGTGTGGTGTCGGTGGCCGAATCGAACCAACGCTGGTGTTCCGACGGTTTCGAGATCGCCTGCGACAACGGCGAAGTGGTGACCGGCGTGTTCATGAAGGACTGCTGTGATCGTGAAATCATCGCGTGGCGGGCGTGGGCTGAACGTGGGTTGCCTGGCGAACCGGTACGTGACATGTTGGTGGAAGCGGTGGAAGCGCGATTTGGCCAGGCCAGTGTCGGATCGACCCGGCTGGAATTCTTGAGCGACAACGGTGGCGCCTACCGGGCCCATGAAACGCACGCCTTGGTGCGCGCACTTGGGATTGAACCGGTGCACACGCCGGTATGCAGCCCGCAGTCGAACGGCATTGCTGAAAGCTTCGTGAACACGTTTAAACGAGACTATGTGAACTTGATGGACCGCAGCAGCGCAGAAATCGTTCTGGCTCAATTGCCAGACGCCTTTATGCACTTCAACGAGGTCCATCCGCATTCGTCGCTGAAATGGAAATCGCCTCGCATGTTCAGGAGGGAGCTGGCGCGCCGGGCTCAGGAAAGTGGCGCTAACTAA
- a CDS encoding FlhC family transcriptional regulator translates to MAYEHAERHIQALQLAKSCVEQGARMKTVAYLTGLSASLLREYFYNDRVATGGRWPSSQDWYHMATLVQRAEASLIATIFHFLRTQHACSARKAMVCAYKMYRERWNGRSSISFDRAFELIASVEGIWTHHSSQLALHTCPRCRCRYLIALGDTSADHSGCVFCKLVKRYATDSRIQSSFAGKPDLRLNVEKN, encoded by the coding sequence ATGGCGTACGAACATGCAGAGCGGCACATTCAGGCCCTGCAGCTTGCCAAATCCTGCGTCGAACAGGGCGCGCGGATGAAAACCGTCGCCTATTTGACCGGATTGAGTGCATCGCTGCTGCGGGAGTATTTCTACAATGACCGGGTGGCCACCGGCGGTCGATGGCCTAGCTCGCAGGATTGGTACCATATGGCGACACTGGTGCAACGTGCCGAGGCGTCACTGATCGCCACTATTTTTCATTTCCTGCGTACGCAGCATGCATGTTCGGCACGGAAGGCCATGGTCTGCGCCTACAAGATGTATCGAGAGCGGTGGAATGGCCGTTCCAGCATCTCGTTTGATCGCGCTTTCGAGCTGATCGCTAGCGTAGAGGGCATTTGGACCCACCATTCATCGCAGTTGGCGCTGCATACCTGCCCGCGTTGCCGCTGCCGCTATCTGATCGCACTCGGGGATACCTCGGCGGATCACTCCGGATGTGTGTTTTGCAAGCTCGTCAAACGATATGCCACGGATTCCCGTATTCAATCGAGCTTTGCTGGCAAACCTGACTTGCGCCTGAATGTAGAGAAAAATTAG
- a CDS encoding S24 family peptidase: protein MTTSNNIPLTREAVRELDIDIVPGVRQRLIAELDRRGIHPGQREHFLSQITGRALQTVARWIDEEKPGLPDLKSLAIVCLQFDMDANWILGLTSHRIPFPRQQLTPGVRQQVHGQAAPPFDWIGHLLAETALLNDTDLAGLMRGDDMAPLIQEGSLYFFDACVHEIDINGIYVLEYQEKVLVRHVEIVVGEGLLLRCENARYKPTMVKMAKVASTLKIVGRVKNVLNFSTL from the coding sequence GTGACAACAAGCAATAACATCCCGCTTACCAGAGAGGCCGTCCGCGAACTTGACATCGATATCGTCCCTGGTGTCCGGCAACGGCTCATTGCAGAACTCGACAGACGGGGAATACATCCTGGTCAACGCGAGCACTTCCTGAGCCAGATTACTGGCCGAGCGCTGCAAACAGTGGCACGCTGGATCGATGAAGAAAAACCAGGTTTGCCCGATCTCAAATCCCTCGCCATTGTCTGCCTTCAGTTCGACATGGATGCGAACTGGATCCTGGGATTAACGTCGCATCGCATCCCTTTCCCACGGCAACAATTAACGCCTGGTGTGCGCCAACAAGTGCATGGCCAGGCGGCTCCGCCCTTTGACTGGATCGGCCATTTACTGGCAGAGACAGCATTGCTCAATGACACCGACTTAGCCGGCCTAATGCGTGGCGACGACATGGCCCCGTTAATCCAGGAAGGATCCTTGTATTTCTTTGATGCGTGTGTCCACGAAATAGATATCAATGGCATCTACGTACTTGAATATCAGGAAAAGGTGCTTGTGAGACACGTAGAGATCGTGGTGGGCGAAGGACTTCTCCTACGCTGCGAGAACGCGCGCTACAAACCAACCATGGTAAAAATGGCCAAAGTCGCAAGCACATTAAAAATCGTCGGGCGCGTTAAGAATGTACTGAATTTTTCAACCCTATAA
- a CDS encoding DUF932 domain-containing protein gives MKTGRPLEQLVVELERQAALKKDMIVPATKLVSETTAAGQCNLVIDEPYGKKRYLMNDFACGQLAKKLDIPLLYFKRMRSFDTELLDENINAWFRINATDSYMVRTLAGRARAFLSSRFRRLDNIDLAQSILPILLKLPGARFESVELTETKMYLKVVSAEVTHEVAPGDVLQAGVVVSNSEIGVGRLRVEPLIFRLKCSNGLIACERSMRKNHAGRLLECGDDVILQDDTVEAEDRAIFLKARDMVQTAVSETTFQLISEKMRKTMGIALTGDPVKSVEVLANRFVLNETERAGVLRHLISEQQLNGYGLLNAVTGYSQEVDDYDRATEFEEIGGKMLELSGKEWQQIVEAA, from the coding sequence ATGAAAACAGGACGTCCTTTGGAACAACTCGTCGTCGAACTTGAGCGGCAGGCGGCGCTCAAGAAGGACATGATCGTGCCGGCGACGAAGCTGGTGAGCGAGACGACAGCAGCAGGGCAGTGCAATCTCGTCATTGACGAACCCTATGGCAAAAAGCGCTACCTGATGAACGATTTTGCCTGTGGGCAGCTGGCAAAGAAACTGGATATACCGTTGCTGTATTTTAAGCGCATGCGTTCGTTTGATACCGAACTGCTCGATGAAAACATCAATGCGTGGTTCAGAATCAATGCCACCGATAGCTATATGGTGCGGACCTTGGCGGGACGGGCCAGGGCCTTTTTGTCGTCGCGCTTCCGTCGGCTTGACAACATCGATCTGGCCCAAAGTATTTTGCCGATCTTGCTCAAACTGCCCGGCGCCCGATTTGAGTCGGTGGAGCTGACCGAAACCAAGATGTATTTAAAGGTGGTCAGTGCCGAGGTGACGCATGAGGTTGCACCCGGTGACGTACTGCAGGCAGGCGTCGTGGTCAGCAACTCGGAGATCGGCGTGGGACGGCTGCGGGTCGAACCGTTGATTTTTCGGCTGAAATGCAGCAATGGGCTCATCGCTTGTGAGCGCTCGATGCGGAAAAACCATGCTGGGCGTTTGCTGGAGTGTGGCGATGACGTTATTCTGCAAGATGACACAGTCGAGGCCGAAGATCGCGCGATCTTTTTGAAAGCGCGGGACATGGTGCAGACTGCGGTGTCGGAGACAACCTTTCAACTCATATCGGAAAAAATGCGCAAAACCATGGGCATCGCATTGACGGGCGATCCGGTGAAATCTGTGGAGGTGTTGGCGAATCGCTTCGTATTGAACGAGACGGAACGTGCAGGCGTGCTACGCCATCTGATTTCGGAACAGCAGCTGAACGGCTACGGCTTGCTTAATGCGGTGACAGGCTACTCGCAGGAAGTGGATGACTATGATCGTGCCACTGAGTTCGAGGAGATCGGTGGAAAGATGTTGGAGTTGTCGGGCAAGGAATGGCAACAGATCGTCGAAGCTGCCTAA
- a CDS encoding DUF7146 domain-containing protein, with protein MSKNREEFNAHFQQVKQRAFGRWTEILLALGVDAKVLNQRNQPCPLGDCGGTDRFQYTDKFGHGNYICRGCGAGGGFKLLMGCLGLNAVDALSRVDGYLGGNAPRAPLSLPLDSPLERDGLIRKILAETVPVAPGDEVDRYLRKRGVNLERYPSTLRMHPALGYYERNFLTGQAVVVRRYPAMVACVQDKSGRTVSLHRTYLSNGEKASECAVKKLLCAGIGGAAIRLAPSTDELAVCEGIETALAVMKRSHQPVWAGMSAGNLEKLWIPETVKRLRIYADNDAHAFFDGQAAAYSLARRYLKSHAGQAGKSAEVFVPKSAGADWAEVLLTISHRTCHAA; from the coding sequence ATGAGCAAAAATAGGGAAGAATTCAACGCGCATTTTCAGCAGGTTAAGCAGCGCGCGTTTGGACGATGGACGGAAATCCTGCTGGCGCTGGGCGTGGATGCGAAAGTGCTCAACCAACGCAATCAGCCGTGCCCATTGGGTGATTGCGGCGGCACTGACCGGTTTCAATACACGGACAAGTTTGGCCACGGTAATTATATTTGCCGTGGCTGCGGCGCCGGTGGCGGATTTAAGTTGTTGATGGGCTGCCTAGGACTGAATGCGGTTGATGCGCTGAGTAGGGTAGATGGCTACCTTGGTGGAAACGCCCCGAGGGCGCCGCTCTCGCTTCCTCTGGATTCACCCCTGGAACGTGACGGCCTGATTCGGAAAATTCTGGCTGAAACGGTGCCCGTTGCGCCGGGGGATGAGGTCGACAGGTATCTGCGGAAACGTGGCGTTAACCTGGAGCGATATCCATCGACGCTGCGCATGCATCCAGCATTGGGATACTACGAGCGCAATTTTCTCACTGGTCAAGCCGTTGTGGTTCGACGCTACCCTGCCATGGTGGCCTGCGTGCAGGACAAGAGCGGGCGCACGGTATCGTTGCATCGGACTTACTTGAGCAATGGCGAGAAGGCCAGCGAATGCGCGGTCAAGAAGCTGCTGTGTGCTGGGATAGGCGGTGCAGCAATTCGTCTGGCGCCATCCACGGACGAATTGGCTGTGTGTGAAGGCATCGAAACGGCGCTGGCAGTGATGAAGCGTTCGCATCAGCCGGTGTGGGCGGGGATGAGTGCTGGAAACCTGGAAAAGCTGTGGATCCCGGAAACAGTCAAACGCCTACGAATTTACGCCGACAACGACGCGCATGCATTTTTTGATGGGCAGGCTGCGGCCTATAGCCTTGCCCGACGCTACTTGAAATCCCATGCAGGACAGGCAGGGAAATCAGCTGAGGTGTTTGTGCCGAAGTCGGCGGGCGCCGATTGGGCAGAGGTGCTACTGACGATTTCACACCGCACGTGTCATGCGGCGTGA
- a CDS encoding DUF1845 domain-containing protein, with protein sequence MNYPAPTHLIVTRDHGETNRKLLAKEAAADLTRVESASRKVNITLASPEGKRLYLRCFYVSQANFHFISVFARMKLPAEDVDKVEQELRTMLDARIALANQRIVAFEKLCHQHGITELASYDIEPLAIEAKVFSMFGRRLLELISKVDQLMPMLETLCIDEALSTSQLITEKSHVKKTVRAVTATTRALSLGLLKRINALPATERKPTAPSSLPSQGDDSAVSPAFTGVTQRADHPAPNPAPERILSIPSTPLSEEVQTSP encoded by the coding sequence ATGAACTACCCAGCTCCCACCCATTTGATCGTCACGCGTGATCACGGCGAAACCAACAGGAAGTTGCTGGCCAAGGAGGCCGCCGCCGATCTGACGCGCGTCGAATCAGCGAGCCGCAAGGTCAATATCACGCTCGCCAGTCCGGAAGGCAAGCGTTTGTACTTGCGCTGCTTCTACGTATCACAAGCGAATTTCCATTTTATTTCCGTCTTTGCCAGGATGAAATTACCAGCCGAGGATGTCGACAAAGTGGAGCAGGAATTGCGCACCATGCTAGACGCGCGCATAGCCCTCGCCAACCAGCGTATCGTCGCTTTCGAGAAACTGTGCCATCAACATGGCATCACCGAATTGGCCAGCTACGACATCGAACCTCTCGCCATCGAAGCGAAAGTGTTTTCCATGTTCGGCCGGCGTTTACTTGAGTTGATCAGCAAAGTCGACCAGCTTATGCCCATGCTCGAAACCTTATGCATTGACGAGGCGCTCTCGACAAGCCAACTGATCACCGAAAAATCGCACGTCAAGAAAACCGTACGGGCAGTGACCGCTACCACGCGCGCGCTATCGCTCGGCCTGCTCAAACGCATCAATGCACTGCCCGCAACCGAGCGCAAGCCCACCGCACCGAGCAGCCTCCCCTCCCAGGGCGATGATTCAGCCGTTTCTCCAGCGTTCACCGGAGTGACTCAACGAGCAGACCATCCGGCACCAAATCCGGCCCCTGAGCGCATTTTAAGCATTCCATCCACCCCACTTAGCGAAGAGGTGCAGACAAGTCCCTGA
- a CDS encoding excisionase, with product MEHPVTWVKISKYAELTGDTAAAVHARRRAGKWCDGIQCKVVDEMLWVNLAAAEKWVETWGQRTAVRA from the coding sequence ATGGAACATCCCGTGACGTGGGTAAAAATCAGCAAATACGCCGAACTCACCGGCGATACGGCAGCAGCCGTGCACGCCAGACGGCGTGCCGGAAAGTGGTGCGACGGCATACAATGCAAGGTGGTCGATGAAATGCTTTGGGTCAATCTCGCTGCCGCTGAAAAATGGGTGGAAACATGGGGGCAAAGAACAGCGGTACGGGCATAG